The genomic region GTCCGCGGGCGGGCGCTGCCCGGTCTCGGCCGCCAGCTCCGCGACGCGCCGGGGCATGTCGCCCGGCGGGAGGAAGCGCGGGTCGTCCACGTCCACCACGCACGACAGGGCGGGCACCTCGGCGGCGCGGCGCAGCAGGTCCGCCAGGTCGACGTCCCGGCCCTGCTCGCGCCAGGTGCGCAGCGACTCCTGCAGCACCCACAGCCCCATGACGTTGCGCAGGTAGCGCACGGTGCCGTCCACGCCGAGCTCGTTGGTGAAGTTGGCGGCGCGGCTCCGCTCGGTGCGTACGGGCGCGTCCAGCTCCACCCCGACCAGGGACCACGTCCCGCACGAGACGTAGGCGAAGTTCGGTGTGGCGGCCGGGACCGCGACCACCGCCGAGGCGGTGTCGTGCGAGCCCACCGCGACCAGCGGTGCGCCCGCGGCGGCTCCCACGGACTCGCGCCCGCGCAGCGGACCCACGACCGTGCCCGGCTCGACCAGGCGCGACAGCAGGCCGCGGACCGGCACCCCGAACGGCCCTTCGAGCACCTCCAGGCACGCGTCGGCCCAGGTCCGCGTGCGCACGTCCACCATCCCGGTGGTGGAGGCGTTGGTCAGCTCGGTGACCCGCTCCCCCGTCAGCCAGTGGCCCAGCAGGTCGGGGATGAGCAGCAGGTCGCCCGCCGCGGCCAGTTGGGCCTCGCCCGCGGCCGCCGCCAGCTGGAAGACCGTGTTGAACGGCTGGACCTGCAGCCCGTTGACCGCGTACATCCGGTCGGCGGGCAGGTGCTCGAACACCCGCTCCGCCGCGCCGGCGGTCCGCGCGTCCCGGTAGTGCACCGGGTTGCCGAGCAGCGCGGCGTCGGCGTCCAGCAGTCCGTAGTCGACCGCCCAGGAGTCGATGCCCACCGAGGCCAGCCCTCCGTGGGGTTC from Nocardiopsis aegyptia harbors:
- a CDS encoding rhamnulokinase, encoding MSGAHSVHADRSGAAVHAAVDLGASSGRVITGRLEDGRLRTEEVARFPNGPVAVPRRGSDTLHWDILSLYRGVLEGLRAAAEPHGGLASVGIDSWAVDYGLLDADAALLGNPVHYRDARTAGAAERVFEHLPADRMYAVNGLQVQPFNTVFQLAAAAGEAQLAAAGDLLLIPDLLGHWLTGERVTELTNASTTGMVDVRTRTWADACLEVLEGPFGVPVRGLLSRLVEPGTVVGPLRGRESVGAAAGAPLVAVGSHDTASAVVAVPAATPNFAYVSCGTWSLVGVELDAPVRTERSRAANFTNELGVDGTVRYLRNVMGLWVLQESLRTWREQGRDVDLADLLRRAAEVPALSCVVDVDDPRFLPPGDMPRRVAELAAETGQRPPADEAGLARCVIDSLALAYRRAVRQAAELSGRDVDVVHVVGGGAHNTLLCQLTADATGLPVVAGPTEGAAIGNLLVQARAVGAVEGDLAALRRIVAASTETRHYTPTGPTGPWAAAESRLWS